The Helicobacter jaachi genome includes a window with the following:
- the queA gene encoding tRNA preQ1(34) S-adenosylmethionine ribosyltransferase-isomerase QueA codes for MSQIYDDFVLDNYNYTLPPHAIAQSPSVPRESAKLLVYERKSGKITHSNFYHFSDFVPKDTLLVFNDTKVLKARIYAHKLTHNAPSQKQYEIFFHKPIIESSSPQEATSYLVQIKGRIKCGDRLMLTRSLDSMDIDSINIESAKVDSIIAIVQACYDNGMREVIFTQNTLPLTYPQVLCMLNDYGHIPLPPYIKRDKKAYNAQDAAFYQSIFAKSIGSIAAPTASLHFGEQSMEALKKHFETCFITLHIGAGTFKSVDCPDIRQYNIHTESFSLSPQSAKAIDNARKVLCIGTTSARCVEYYAKYKILQGECDIFLYPSINLRRVDYLLTNFHLPKSSLIMLVSAMIGRKECLRLYEIALQEGYKFYSYGDGMLIL; via the coding sequence ATGAGCCAAATTTATGATGATTTTGTGCTAGATAATTATAATTACACGCTTCCTCCACACGCCATTGCCCAAAGCCCATCTGTGCCTAGAGAAAGCGCAAAATTACTTGTGTATGAGCGCAAAAGTGGAAAAATCACACATAGTAACTTTTATCATTTTAGCGATTTTGTGCCTAAGGATACGCTGCTTGTTTTTAACGATACCAAAGTTTTAAAAGCTAGAATCTACGCGCACAAGCTCACTCACAACGCTCCAAGCCAAAAGCAATATGAAATATTCTTTCACAAGCCCATTATAGAATCTAGCAGCCCACAAGAAGCCACAAGCTACCTTGTGCAGATTAAAGGGCGCATAAAATGCGGCGATAGGCTTATGCTCACACGCAGCCTAGATTCTATGGATATAGATTCTATAAATATAGAATCTGCAAAGGTAGATTCTATAATCGCTATCGTGCAGGCGTGCTATGATAATGGTATGCGCGAGGTAATATTTACGCAAAATACGCTCCCTCTTACATATCCGCAAGTGCTTTGTATGCTCAATGATTATGGGCATATCCCGCTACCACCTTACATTAAACGCGACAAAAAGGCGTATAACGCCCAAGATGCAGCCTTTTATCAAAGCATTTTTGCTAAATCTATCGGCTCAATCGCCGCCCCTACGGCTTCTTTGCATTTTGGTGAGCAAAGTATGGAGGCACTTAAAAAGCACTTTGAAACTTGCTTTATCACGCTGCACATAGGTGCTGGGACATTTAAAAGCGTGGATTGCCCTGATATTCGCCAATATAACATTCACACAGAATCTTTTAGTCTCTCCCCTCAAAGCGCCAAAGCCATTGATAACGCGCGCAAGGTGCTTTGTATTGGCACAACAAGCGCGAGATGTGTGGAATATTATGCTAAATATAAAATTTTGCAAGGAGAGTGCGATATATTCTTATACCCGAGTATAAACTTGCGGCGCGTGGATTATTTGCTTACGAATTTTCACTTACCAAAAAGCAGTCTTATAATGCTTGTAAGTGCGATGATAGGGCGCAAAGAATGCTTAAGACTATATGAAATTGCACTGCAAGAGGGCTATAAATTTTACTCCTATGGTGATGGAATGCTCATACTATGA
- the tatC gene encoding twin-arginine translocase subunit TatC — protein sequence MLEDLKPHIQDLRKALIISISVLFVVFVGCFFFWERIFEIIKMPLTEVLGSEIKGKFIASGMIEGIFIAMKSALFAALIISMPVIFWQIWVFVAPGLYKHEKKVVIPFMIFGTTMFGIGVVFAYFGILPFLIKNVLLFGNNQFEAYITAENYFAFFIRLIIGFGIAFELPVLCFFLGKVGLITDKSLKDFFKYAIVIIFIIAAIIAPPDVISQILLAIPLSILYGLSILVLKFVNPFVDEHSEETKPE from the coding sequence ATGCTAGAAGATTTAAAGCCACATATACAGGATTTGCGCAAGGCGTTGATTATTAGCATTTCTGTGCTTTTTGTGGTGTTTGTGGGCTGCTTTTTCTTTTGGGAGCGCATTTTTGAGATTATTAAAATGCCTTTAACAGAAGTGCTGGGCAGCGAGATAAAGGGTAAATTCATCGCTTCTGGTATGATTGAGGGGATTTTTATCGCGATGAAATCCGCACTCTTTGCCGCACTCATTATCTCTATGCCTGTAATTTTTTGGCAAATATGGGTCTTTGTCGCGCCCGGACTTTATAAACATGAAAAAAAGGTGGTAATCCCCTTTATGATTTTTGGCACGACTATGTTTGGCATTGGCGTGGTGTTTGCTTACTTTGGAATCTTGCCTTTTTTGATTAAAAATGTCTTGCTTTTTGGGAATAATCAATTTGAAGCCTACATCACAGCGGAAAATTACTTTGCCTTTTTTATTCGGCTTATCATCGGCTTTGGCATAGCTTTTGAACTGCCTGTTTTATGCTTTTTTTTGGGCAAAGTGGGGCTAATCACTGATAAAAGTTTGAAAGATTTTTTCAAATACGCCATTGTAATTATTTTTATCATCGCAGCTATTATTGCCCCGCCTGATGTGATTTCGCAGATTCTATTAGCCATTCCTTTAAGCATTCTGTATGGTCTTTCTATTTTGGTGTTAAAATTTGTAAATCCCTTTGTAGATGAGCATAGTGAGGAAACTAAGCCTGAATGA